The Candidatus Hydrogenedentota bacterium genome includes the window CGCCTGAAGGTCAGCGTCATTCAGTTGTTCCCGCGCCTGAACATTGAGCGCTTCTGGCGGTAACACGGACAGCACGTCGAGGCACTCTCCCAGGCTGAACAGCCCACAAATCACAATTAATACTGCCATATGCCAATTCTCCTGTTTTTAGCTCGCACATCATGTAACATTGATTTTGATGCTGGTAGTCTCTGAAATGAATGCCCCACCCATCATTTGGGTGGGGTTTCCCCGCGTTCCACGGCATCCAGTAGCGCTTCGAATTTTTCATAAGAAATCTCTTTTTCTCCAAACGATTCTCGCAGGATACTCATAAGCATGGCGCGGGCCGTGTTCTGTATGATGAGTCGGGCCGGTGGAAAGTCGGCATGGTATTCCGTCTCCGTGGTGTCCTCAAGGAGCGGTCGGAGCACCGGGACGGCCTTCACACCCGCCGCCCGCCTGTAGGCGCGTATTGCCAGGCAGCGAACATACCGGTCCGTGTCGTGCAGCACAATCTCCCGAAGGGCATCACCAGCACCGCCATCCCCGCAGAAGCCGAGGGCCATGAGGAGCCACTTGGCCAGTTCCCGGTCACCCTCCCGCTCCGCCGTCACATGGGCCTCCCGCAGCAGGGGGACCATGCCCTCCGGCATGTGTCCAAATGCCAGCAGGAACTTGTTCAGCATGGATGTGCGGGGCGACAGGTAGGAGACGCCGACCGGCGCAAGGTCATCGGGCGCTTTCACCTCTTTCAGGAAACGCTCCAGCACCGTCTTGGCAATGGGCGCCTGTTCGTTCCCATGGCATTTTCCAAGGATGCGCATGGGGTCCCCCGCTCCCATGGCGGGCCGGTCCCGCACCATGTCCAGCATGGCCTCCATCTGTTCGTCGGGCACCCGGAAAGTGAACGGTCCGAAATGCTCCGTTCGCCATACAAGCTGGAAGCCCGCCACATGCCCCGCCGTCCGGTCAAAGCAGAACAGCCGCAGCAGGAAACGGTCCACCTCCTCGCCGGGGATCATGCCCAAGGCGTATACAAACACCGCCCGCGTCCGCGTGTTCGGCTCGTTTTCGATTCGGGACACAATCGCCGGAACCGCTTCGGGGCCGCTCTTGCCCAACTGTTCTCTGAGCGGCAGCACCTGATTCCAGGCTGCCTCACCGCTGTCCTGCGAGTCCGGTTCCCCCATCAGCGCGTGGATGGCGTCCATGATTTCCTCAGGCGTGGTTGGCGCGGGCGCCGGGGTGGTCTGGGCAACAGCACATATGACACCCAAAACGGAAAAGACAAAGGCCCATATCGGTGAAAAGAATCGCATGGTTTTCATCTTTAGTTATCCTTCAAAGGGTTGATTGTTGACCAGGACATGACCAATCATCTTCTTGGGCGCTATAATATTCCCAATGCTGTTGAGTTCGAATAGCATAATCATCACAATCAGTTATGTCATCCCCGTTCGTATCTGGCTCATTCAGATCATAGCCATATCCTAACGATGCCTCAAATTCATTGGGTATTCCGTCATGGTCGGGGCTTCTCAGAAGTACGTTTATCAGGCCATTTGGCCACCAAGTGGGAAAATCTTTAAGATGAGAAGCCTCATGGCGGGTTTTCCAGGCATATGTGTCAATTCCACTTGAATTCCAGCTGTAGTCGGGTGCAATTTTGAGACCAAGTGTAATTTTAAATGATGTTTGGCAGGCATCATTCCCCACATAGGCTTCCCACCGAGGCGGGGTTACCGTGGTATTCCAATAAACACGGCTTGTGCCGGAAGTATAACGATGTAGTCCAT containing:
- a CDS encoding HEAT repeat domain-containing protein — its product is MDAIHALMGEPDSQDSGEAAWNQVLPLREQLGKSGPEAVPAIVSRIENEPNTRTRAVFVYALGMIPGEEVDRFLLRLFCFDRTAGHVAGFQLVWRTEHFGPFTFRVPDEQMEAMLDMVRDRPAMGAGDPMRILGKCHGNEQAPIAKTVLERFLKEVKAPDDLAPVGVSYLSPRTSMLNKFLLAFGHMPEGMVPLLREAHVTAEREGDRELAKWLLMALGFCGDGGAGDALREIVLHDTDRYVRCLAIRAYRRAAGVKAVPVLRPLLEDTTETEYHADFPPARLIIQNTARAMLMSILRESFGEKEISYEKFEALLDAVERGETPPK